A section of the Nitrospirota bacterium genome encodes:
- a CDS encoding chemotaxis protein CheD, translating to MTTQPAGLPLVLLNPGEMHFAETPSVVRAVVGTSISVMLFSRRMSMGAICHGLLPACYFRQLCKGGCSEQATYVECAIENMIGQFKGRGASAHELEVRIIGAAELFDAKKPERLWVNVGFRNFVAARWTLQKNGIRRASTDIGGIHARQVAFYPHSGEVIMHRLNKNTAERGCQWRKEDCCTARQADGKLGE from the coding sequence ATGACTACTCAGCCTGCAGGATTGCCTTTGGTCCTTCTCAACCCCGGAGAAATGCATTTTGCAGAAACCCCATCGGTCGTCAGGGCGGTGGTCGGAACCTCCATTTCGGTAATGCTTTTCAGCCGCCGGATGTCAATGGGCGCTATCTGTCACGGGCTTTTGCCTGCATGCTACTTCAGGCAGCTTTGCAAGGGAGGCTGCTCAGAACAGGCGACGTATGTGGAATGTGCGATAGAAAATATGATCGGGCAGTTTAAGGGCAGGGGTGCTTCCGCTCATGAGCTGGAAGTGAGGATCATCGGTGCTGCTGAACTGTTTGACGCGAAGAAACCGGAACGGCTTTGGGTGAATGTCGGATTCAGAAACTTTGTGGCTGCACGCTGGACTCTGCAGAAAAATGGAATTCGGAGGGCATCAACTGATATCGGCGGCATACATGCCAGGCAGGTCGCCTTTTATCCCCACTCAGGAGAGGTAATCATGCACCGGTTAAACAAAAACACGGCCGAGCGTGGTTGTCAATGGAGGAAAGAGGATTGTTGTACGGCACGGCAGGCGGACGGCAAACTGGGTGAGTGA
- a CDS encoding chemotaxis protein CheW, with translation MSVTAILETTQYLTFKLDEEVFAVDISKVREVLDFTSVTKVPRTPDFMRGVINLRGSVVPVVDMRLKFGMSETEKTVNTCIIIVEVNLDNETTVLGALADSVQEVMDLEPDQIEPAPRIGTRLRTEFIKGMGKKDDHFIMILDIDKIFSSEELAMVQESAEVEA, from the coding sequence ATGAGTGTAACAGCCATACTTGAGACGACGCAATATCTGACGTTCAAGCTGGATGAAGAGGTATTTGCGGTAGATATATCGAAGGTGCGGGAAGTGCTTGATTTCACATCGGTAACGAAAGTGCCGAGGACGCCTGATTTCATGCGGGGAGTTATCAATCTGAGGGGCAGTGTGGTGCCGGTGGTTGATATGCGACTGAAATTCGGGATGTCGGAGACGGAAAAGACGGTCAACACCTGCATTATTATTGTGGAAGTGAACCTGGACAATGAGACGACGGTGCTTGGAGCGCTGGCGGACTCTGTGCAGGAGGTGATGGACCTGGAGCCTGATCAGATAGAGCCTGCGCCGAGGATCGGGACGAGGCTCAGGACAGAGTTCATAAAAGGGATGGGCAAGAAAGACGACCACTTTATCATGATCCTTGATATCGACAAAATATTCTCGTCCGAAGAACTCGCAATGGTCCAGGAGTCAGCAGAGGTAGAGGCATGA